ATCTGCTCGAGTTCCTCGAGGATCGGGGTGCCCTGCGAGATCGCCGCTTCGATCAAATCGCAGTAGCCCTGGATGACTGTGAGCAGGTTATTGAAATCGTGCGCGACCCCACCGGCCAGGCGACCGATGCTCTCGAGCTTCTGCGACTGGAGCATCTGCTCGAGGCGGGTCAGCGTGCTGTGATCAGGCGCGGCCCGCGCATCCTCGGGCGCGCCATGTAGGCCGTGCTCGGCCAGCACGCGGCCCACGGCCATGCCCAGGCGCCGGGGCTGCTCCTTGAATACATAATCGAAAGCCCCTGCCTGCACACACGCCAGCGCCAGGTCTTCGTTGCGCGCAGCCGTCAGTATCAATATGGGTACATGTGGTGCAAGCAGCGCGGCATCACGCAGCACCGTAAGGCCATCGAGCTGCGACAGCGCGCAATCGGCAATGATCAGCCTGGGCTGGAAATGTGCGAGCAATACCAGGTAGGCCTCGCGCGTCGCCGCACGTTCGCACACACTATCGGGCAGCGTGTGGGCCAGCTCGCGCTGAACCAGATCGGCAGTCGTGGGCAGATCGTCGACGATCAGAATATGCAAGGGATGGTTTGCTGTCATAGCTCGTGCGCTTGTAGGCTACTACCCTGCCGCAATATAGCTGTGCCGATGCGTGAGCCAGCATGCCCCTACCAAGCAGTATACCAAAAAAAACCTGCCAACTCGCGTGAACGCTCGGCCTGATACCAGCCGTGCGGGCGGGTTGGCGCGCCTGGTATGCGCCGGGCAGCAGGCATATGCCGTACCTCGGCCAGGTACATACAAGCGGCGGCATACCCACGCACTATGAACTTGGGCCCCAGGCCAGCCGGCGCACGAGCGCTATGCCATCGACGTGCGGGGGGCGATGGTATGCGGCGACGATTTGTTGGCACAGGGCATCCCAGAGTACAGCTGTGGCGCGGGCCGCCTGGCGCGCGGCCAGCTCGCCGTAGCGCACCCCACCGGGCATAATCTCGTCGCGGCCGTGCCCGTACGCGCGGCTATCTTTCGCAAGCTGGGCGTGGCAGTAGGCAAACCCTGGCGGCGGTACAAACTGGCCGTCGCAGGCCGGGCAGCCGCTAAACTGCTGCCACGGTGCGGCGTAGCGCAAGCTGAAATAGCCGCTGGTCAGGCCGGCGGGGAGATCATGGGCGGCACAATCGGGTGCGTGGAGCGGGGCAATCGCCTGCCACTGGCCGCGCTCAACCGCAAGCTCGACCCAATTCGTGTGCGCGTAGAAATCCTGCAGAATGTGTGTAGCGCGGCCGAAGGCCCACAGCGCCCGCCGCCAGTTACGCGGGTGCGTGGCTGCGCCAGGTGTAGGGGCACTCAACGCCACCGCCTGCACAACCTGCGCGTACAAACCGCGACGCCACAGCGCGTAGATCGCGGCGCGATCCGGCGCATTATCGAAGTGCAGTTCCGCGCGCCATTGGTACAGGTCGGTCAGGCAATTCGCGAGCGTGATCGCCCGCAAGGCCACCCGGCCCACGCGCAGCCCATCGCCCAATGCCGCCTGTAGGATCGCGATGTGTGTGCTGAGATCCATTACCGAGCGCCTTGCAGCAAACCCAATGCCCACGCCAGGTCGTGCATCAGCCTGGCCTCACCATTGATGGGATTGGATGCAGCGCGCACTTGGAGCGCCCAGCAAAACAAAAGAGAGCCGCTGCACGGCTCTCCAATGCTGGTGCCAGGGACCGGGGACGATCCGGTGACCTCGTGTTTTTCAGACACGCGCTCTACCAACTGAGCTACCCTGGCATAGTCGAGTTTTGAAGTTTGAGTGCCGAGTTGAGCAGAGCTAACTCAAAAACCAAGAACTCATAACTCGCCTCTGGTGGGCGATGACGGGCTCGAACCGCCGACAACCTCGGTGTAAGCGAGGCGCTCTACCAACTGAGCTAATCGCCCGTGTCGGTGAGTAATAGTAGCATCGCCACCTATTCCTGTCAAGCTGCCTGTGCAAGCGCACATGGCATGAGTAAAGTTCGAGAACCAAAGAAAGAGAGCGGCGTGTCCCATGCGCTGCCCGCGTCCCTTGCTCCCCTGCATCCGTGTAGCACGCGATGCGCAGTCGATCATAGCGCGCATCAGCCTGGTAGTACTCGTCGCGGGCCTGCTTGGCGTGGTTGGGCACAAACTGCACGGCGTGTTCGTGCGCCCTGTCGCATTCATGCACCAGGTGCTTGAGCTGATCAGCCATTTGCTGCCGCATCATCGGCTACCACGGCGGCCGCAGCGCCTCCCTGCGCCAGCGCGTGCTTGAGGTTAAGCGCAAGCAGCCGCTCGAAGATCTGCTCGTGGCTGAGATCGGCAGGCCAGCCGTAGGCCACGAGCACGGCTGCGTCGAGCTTCTTACGCGCCAGGTCGAGCCAGGCCGGCCGCTCGTTGTAGCTGCGCCTACTCTGTTTCCTGCCACCACGCTACTGTCCCTCTGTGGCCCCGACAACCTGCGACCAATCCAGCTGGGCGGCCAAGTCGAGAATCGCATCACGATCGTAGGTGGTGTCGTTGGCGATCACCACCATCCCCAAGCCCTCATCCGGATACAGTCGCATCTCGCTGCCAAATCCTGGCCCGCCGCCGCGATGCTGGATGCGTAGGCGCTGCCCTTCGGGAACGATATGCCAGCCCAGGCCATAGCTCATGCCAGGATATGTGTCGGCCTCGCCGTGGCGACCAAGCACATGGCTGTCGTGAATCATGATCTGAATCGTCTCAGGTGCCAGAATACGGTGACCATCCAGCGTTCCGCCGTTCAGGATCGCCGCCACGAAACGCGCCGCATCGGTGGCCGGGCCGATCAGGCCGGTCGGCGGCGCGGCGTTGGCGTAGAAGCGGTTGAGCCACATGCGCCCATTGGTCGTCTCCCGCACGTAGCTGCTCCAGTGATCGACCATGAACGGCAGCAGCGCACCCTCCATCGAGAGCGCGGGGTGCGAGGCCGCTGCGGCGTGCGGCAGCATCGCGTCAGTATAGACGAAATCGGTCTGGCGCATGCCCAGCGGCCGCAATACGTGCGCGCGCACGTAGTCTTCGTAGGTCTGGCCGGAGGCGGCCTCGATCACCGCGCCCAGCACCATGTAGCCCACATTGGTATACTCGCCATGGTCGCCCGGCTCGAAGATCAGCTCGGAATAGTCGGGTAGCACCTGGGCGATGTACTTCGTCTGATCCAGCCGCGGCTGGTCGGCGTGGTGGATCCAGCCCACCAGCGCCGGTACGTTGTTCGGGATGCCCGAGCTATGGTTGAGCAGGTGGCGGATCGTAATTGGCTGGCTTGCAGCCGACGGATAGGTGACCTTGAAGAACGTCAGGTATTTTGCCACCGGGTCGTCGATATTCAGCTTGCCCTGCTCCTGCAGCTGGAAGATGCTGGCCGCCGTGATGAGCTTCGTCATCGACCACCAGCCGTACACTGTTTCGGGCGTGGCCGCGCTCTGTTTTGGCCCGTCGGCGAGGCCAAAGCCGCGCTGGTAGACCACCCGATCATCCTTGAGCACTACAAGCGAGAGGCCCGGCGGTGTGCCGAAGGTCGTCAGCATGTCCAGATAGGCGTCGAGCTCGGCTACGCTTGTGATGTGGGCCGGCGGCCGCGGTGGCGCGGGTCGTAGCATGGCAATGCCAGCAACCGCAATGAGCACCAGCGCGCATATGCCGCCGACGATCCGACCGGCTTTGATCAACTTCCTGCGCATGATCGCATCTCCTATTGCAGCACTATCAAATGTGGCTGCGCGCACCTGCGTGGGCAAGACGATGGTCTACCGCGTTCGCACCACCATCATGTGCCGCTCATGCGCACCAGTGGATGAACGGCACTGGTTTCCATCGCATCGTACATTCCTCCTTTGCAGCGGTTCTATCTGTCGCGTTCGCAACCGCCGGCCGCGCCAAAAACCGAACACTGTTCGGTGTATTGCAAAAAAAGTTATCCAGCTCCAAGCCCGGCGACAAACTGCTCCAGCACCATCCGATCATGGGACACAAAATCGGCCTGAAACTGTTGCAGATGAGTTTGCTGGAGCGACGCCATCCCGTGCGCGAGCGCCCAGAGGCTATAGGCGATCTGCTCAACACCAAACTCGGGGCGCGTGAGAAAGATAGCTGCATCGACGCCATCCTGAGCCGCTTGCACCACCAGGTGGTACGGCGAGCTGCCCATTGGAGGTACCTGGAGGGTAGTTCGCCGCGACGGCAGCCGCGTGAAGATCAGCATGAAATGTTGCGGATTCTCGCGTGCAAAGCGTATATACGCCAGGCCTAGCGCTACGAGCCGTTGGGCCGGTGCAAGATCGCCGGCCGCGCGGCTGAGGTATGCCTGAAGCTGCGCCAGCGACTCATCCGCGACGGCATGCACCAGATCTTCTTTGCCGCTGAAGTATTCATACAGCCCCGCCGGGCTATACCCGCTGCGCCGCGCTACGTCGCGCAACGAGAACTGTATCGGGCCATGTTCGAGCAGTGCAGCGCGGGCGGCGTCGAGAATGGCTGCTTTCATGTCCGCGTGGCGCTGCTTTCGACTCGACTGTTTCATCAGATTCCAGATGTACTTCAAATCACCGAACACTGTTCGGAGTATAGCGGTAATGAGCATAAAATACAAGTACGACCTTCGTCGTATTTTCGGCTAGAGTGCCGACGTACCGAGCCGGCATGTCATCACTGCTCGTGAGCGCACGCCGAGCATTCATTCGACATACGCCGCTCTTGCCGGCAGCCCTGCCCTTCAAAAAGTGAGCAGCCGGACGAACTGCGCATCCAGCGGGTGCGCACGGCGAGGTAGCTCCCGACGTCGCGGCGATCATCGCGGCAGGTTGGAGGCCACCTGGCCCACAGGTGTTATGGATCTACGCTCGCGCCACGCCGGCGCCGCCACGATCCGGCGCACTGCTCTGGCGGTATGTCGGCGACATTGGGGAAGGTGCCGCTGGCTGCAGCGGAACTGACGGTTGGCGGCGGCATAGTAGGGCGCTACAGCATCATCATGCAGCCGGCGTACCCGCGGCGCGGCGATAACCCTGCGCCACATCTATGGTGAAAAGCATAAACGCGAGGTTTCGCCGGCAAGCGAAACCCCGCGTTCTGATGTGGTGGGCCGGGTGGGGATCGAACCCACGACCATCGGTTTAAAAGACCGTTGCTCTACCACTGAGCTACCAGCCCATACGTGAGGTGAGTGTGACCAAGCGCCGCGAAACAAGCCTCCGCTCGCTCTCACAGAATCTAATCATGTCGATAATTATATGCAAGTTTAGAGTGTACGCAAACACATACGGAAACCCCCCAGCTTAGCAACTAAAATAGCTGCTTTGCTAGGGGGTTTTGGGTTGGTAGCGGCGGATGGATTCGAACCATCGACCTTCGGGTTATGAGCCCGACGAGCTGCCACTGCTCCACGCCGCGCTAGGATGGTGCGCGGACCTACTCTCCCAGCGGTCCTACCGCCAGTACCTTCGGCGCTGCCATGTTTCACGACCCGGTTCGGGATGGGACGGGGTGGGTCCACGGCGCTCCACGCACACCACTGGCTCAGGGGGCGTGCCGAGGCAAGTCAGTTGCGCCAATCGCCTGCATTCCCGCGCCACCCGCGCCACGGCTTCCCCAGGAAGCCCTCGTCCCTGCGCACCCGTCGCCTCCACGTGTCGCCACGCCTCCAGCTCGGGCCGCTTACCCAGTCATCTCCTGGGGGACTTACCGGCCTAAAGCCGTGAGTGTACTCATCTTGCGGCGCATTTCCCACTTAGATGCTTTCAGCGGTTCTTGCTGCCGGACATAGCTACGGAGCCTGCGGGTCGTCCCACAACTCCTCCACCAGCGGTCCGTCCAATCCGGTCCTCTCGTACTAAGATCAGCTCCGCGCAATACACTAAGCGCCCGTAGCGGATAGAGACCGAACTGTCTCACGACGTTCTGAACCCAGCTCGCGTGCCGCTTTAATGGGCGAACAGCCCAACCCTTGGGACCGACTCCAGCCCCAGGATGCGACGAGCCGACATCGAGGTGCCAAACCCTGCCGTCGATGTGAACTCTTGGGCAGGATCAGCCTGTTATCCCCAGGGTAGCTTTTATCCGATAAGCTACGGCCGTTCCACGCCGGGCCGTAGGATCACTAAGGCCGACTTTCGTCTCTGCGCGGCCAGTGTGCCTTGCAGTCAAGCCCCCTTGTGCCTTTGCACTCGCCCGCGGGTTGCCATCCCGCGTGAGGGAACCATTGCGCGCCTCCGTTACCTTTTGGGAGGCGTCCGCCCCAGACAAACTACCCACCAGCCACGGTCCGCGACATCGCCGCGTGAGGACGCAATCCACGACAGAGTGGTATTTCACGGCTGCCTCCCCGCCGCCCGCAAGCGACGGTTCGCCGGCTCCCACCTATGCTACGCAGCCGTGGACCGCATCCAATGGCAAGCTGTAGTAAAGCTCCATGGGGTCTTTTTTGTCCTGCTACGGGTTCACGGCGTCCTAACCGTGATCGCAGTTTCACCGAGCCCCGGGTTGAGACACTGCCCAGATCGTGATGCCTTTCGTGCGGGTCGGAACTTACCCGACAAGGAATTTCGCTACCTTAGGACTGTTATAGTTACAGCCGCCGTTCACTGGGGCTTCGGTTCGGAGCGCAAACCCCTCCCCTTAACCTTCCAGCACTGGGCAGGCATCAGCCCCTATACGTCGTCTTACGACTTTAGCAGGGACCTGTGGTTCTGTTATCCAGTCGCCTGGGCCTCTCTTGTGCCGCTCCCAGCCGCTCGAGCCGCAAGGGCCGTCACCGCCAGGAGCACCCCTTCTACCAAAGGTACGGGGTCAAATTGCCGAGTTCCTTAACCCGGGATCACTCGTCCACCTTAGCTTGCTCAGCCAGCCTACCTGTGTCGGTTTGCGGTACGGGTATGCGGGTTCTCCCGAGCCGGCCTTTCTTGACTGCCCAGGTGCCCTGCCCTTGGGCGCGGGCTTGCGCCCTGCCCTCGCACTCGCCTCTCGGTCATCGAGCCGGGGATTAACCCAGCCCTCCCTACCAGCTTGGACGGCGCACGTCTCGCCGCGGCAGCTCCCCATCAGCATCCGGCATTGGTCAAACGAACCCTGCATAGTACGGGAATATCCACCCGTTGTCCATCGGTGATCGCCTGTTGAGGCGCCCCTTAGGCCCGACTAACCCGCCGCGGATCACCCTTGCGGCGGAACCCTCAGGCTTTCGGTGGTGGGGGTTCGCACCCCACTTCGCTGTTACTCGTTCCGGCATTCGCACTCGACCGCACTCCACACGGGCTTCCGCTCATGCTTCGCCGCGCGCTCGACGCTCCCCTACCACGCAGGCTGACGCCTGCATCCTGAGCTTCGGTACCATCTTTTGCCCCGCTGGATTATCGGCGCGCCGTCACTCGACCAGTGAGCTGTTACGCACTCTTTCAAGGGTGGCTGCTTCTAAGCCAACCTCCTGGTTGTCTGGGCAACGACACATCCTTTACCACTCAGCATGGATTTCGGGACCTTAGCTGCAGGTCTGGGTTGTTTCCCTTTTGACCATGAACGTTTGCGCCCACGGTCTCACTCCGGTGGTAAGCTACCCGCATTCGGAGTTTGCCGTCGCTTGGTAGGCGGTGAAGCCCCCGCACAACAACAGTGCTCTACCTCGGGCAGCCTCTTCAGCCGGGCTGCACCTCAATGCATTTCGGGGAGAACCAGCTATCTCCGCTTTCGATTGGCATTTCACCCCTATCCACAGTTCATCCGAGCCGTTTGTAACCGACACCGGTGCGGCCCTCCACGTCCTGTTACGGACGCTTCAGCCTGACCATGGATAGCTCAAGCGGTTTCGGGTCTACCCCCGGCGACAGACGCGCTCTGCACACTCGCTTTCGCTGTGGCTCCGCCTATGACTGGCTTAACCGGCCACCGAGGGTAACTCGCCGGATCATACTCCAAAAGGCACGCCGTCAGGGTGGCTTGCGCCCTACCCCTTCGACTGCACGTAAGCAGACGGTTTCAGGATCTCTTTCACTCCCCTCGCCGGGGTACTTTTCACCGTTCCCTCACGGTACTCTGCGCTATCGGTCACTGCGTGTATGTAGCCTTGGGAGGTGGGCCCCCCTGCTTCACGCCGGATTGCTCGTGTCCGGCGCTACTCAAGATCCACCCCACGCCCAGCCCACCCGTCAGCTACCCGGCTGTCACGGTCTCTGGCGACGCTTTCCAGACGTCTTCGCTTGAATGGCTGTGGTGCGTGTGCGGTGCAGCAGCACCGCCTGGATGCTCTTCCAACCCCCTGGCCGCAACGCCTGCTGGCTTGACACGACCACGGTTTAGGCTCCCCCCGGTTCGCTCGCCGCTACTACGGGGATACTTTCTGTTCCTCGGGGTACATGAGATGTTTCAGTTCCCCGGTGCCCTCCGCCCTACGGCGGTAACGACGCGAACGTCGCTGGGTTGCCCCATTCGGAAATCGTGGGATCAATGCCTGCTCGCGGCTCCCCCACGCTTATCGCAGCAATGCCACGTCCTTCGTCGGCACGCAGCGCCGAGGCATCCACCCTCTGCTCATCCTGTCTTCCCTGAAGGAAGCCCTGACTCGGGTGATCTCGGTCGCAGGCCGCCCCCGCCTCTGCGGGTGCGGCGTTTTCTGACTTGCCTCTGCACTTGGTAAGGTACACCGCCGTGGCGCACGCGCCACGGCGGAGGGCCTTCACCCCTGAATCGTGATGATGCGCTCTTCCGCCGCCCCCGGCCACCGGTGGGCCATCGCCGCGCCGAAGCGGGCGGCTCCCTAGAAAGGAGGTGATCCAGCCGCACCTTCCGGTACGGCTACCTTGTTACGACTTCGTCCCAGTCGCTGCCCCTGCCCTCGGCCGCTGCCCCCTTGCGGTTGGCCCACGGACTTCAAGCATTGACAACTCCCATGACGTGACGGGCGGTGTGTACAAGGCCCGGGTACGTATTCACCGCGCCATGGCTGATACGCGGTTACTAGCAACTCCGCCTTCATGGGGGCGAGTTGCAGCCCCCAATCTGCACTGGGCCACCGTTTGGCGATTTGCTCCGGCTTGCGCCGTCGCCGCGCACTGTCGGTGGCATTGTAGCGTGTGTGTCGCCCCAGGCGTAAGAGCCATGCGGACTTGACGTCATCCCCGCCTTCCTCCCGAGACGGGCAGTCCGGCCAGACACAGGTAACTGGCCGTAGGGGTTGCGCTCGTTGCGGGACTTAACCCAACATCTCACGACACGAGCTGACGACAGCCATGCAGCATCTGTGGCACACCCTCGAAGGCGACCCACTTTCGTGGGCTTGCAGTGCCATGTCAAACCTGGGTAAGGTTCTGCGCGTTGCGTCGAATTAAACCACACGCTCCGCTGCTTGTGCGGGCCCCCGTCAATTCCTTTGAGTTTTAAGCTTGCGCTCGTAGTTCCCAGGCGGAATACTTACCGCGTTAGCTGGGGCACCCGGCCGCCGAAAATCGGCCGCCAGATGCCGAGTATTCATCGTTTACCGCGTGGACTACCCGGGTATCTAATCCGGTTCGCTCCCCACGCTTTCGCACCTGAGCGTCAGATATGGCCCAGTTCGCTGGTTTCCCCCTTGGTGTTCCTGCCGATCTCTACGCATTTCACCACTACACCGGCAATTCCACGAACCTCTGCCACTCTCGAGTTGCGCCGTATGGGATGGCCTCGAGCCGTTAAGCGGCTCGCTTTCACACCCCACGCGCGCAACCGCCTGCGTGCGCTTTACGCCCAGTCAATCCGGACAACGCTTGGCTCCTCTGTCTTACCGCGGCTGCTGGCACAGAGTTAGCCGAGCCTGATTCGCGGGGTACGGTCATTATCATCCCCCGCAAAAGGAGTTTACAACCCGAAGGCCGTCATCCTCCACGCGGCGTTGCTCGGTCAGGCTTGCGCCCATTGCCGAAAATTCCTTGCTGCTGCCTCCCGTAGGAGTCTGGGCCGTGTCTCAGTCCCAGTCTGGCTGTCTGTCCTCACAGACCAGCTACCCGTCATCGGCTTGGTGGGCCGTTACCCCGCCAACAACCTGATGGGCCGCAGGCCCCGCCGACCGCGCATTGCTGCTTTCCTTCTTACGAAGCGTATGCGGGATTAGCCCGCCTTTCGGCGTGGTATCCCCCACAGTCGGGTAGGTTCCCACGTGTTCCTCAGCCGTGCGCCACTCAGCATAGCGAACTATGCTGCGTGCGACTTGCATGCATTAGGCACGCCGCCAGCGTTCGTCCTGAGCCAGGATCAAACTCTTCATAGGCTGGATGGAGCAACCGCGAGCGGTTGCCGCATCCGGCTGGCTCAAAGGTGACGGAACAGTCATCATCACGATTCAGTTGTGAAGGTGCAACCGCGCCAGGCGGGGTGCGGGCGAACAAAAAACCAGGGGGCCGGCGCATCAGCAACGCGACGGACACCTGGCGACGTCTCCACCGGCAACAGAGCCGGCGGCGCGGTTCGCGAGAAGCATCCTCCCGGAGCGGGTTGTGGCAGTGGTGCCGCCAGGGCGACCGACCGCTGCCAGTTCAGGCATCGGCGCGGAGTGTACCACGGGCACGCGCGGCTGTCAAATCGAGCCGACCGGTGCCTGCGATACCTCGGTGCCCATTGCCTGATGCGCTGAGCGGCGAGGCCGGAGCCTGCCGGGGGTCAGTCGCATCGAGCCGCAGTATACCACCCGCCCCCGTACTTGTCAAATTCGTTTTGGAAGCAGCCGCACTCATTGCGCAGGGGTATCCAGCCGGCGCATCTTAGCGAGGTAGCGTGCGGCCAGATCCACATAGCTCTGGGCGTTCTGGCGAATCCGCGCGAGCTGATCGGCGTGCAGTGGCTGCACCTTGCCGGGCACGCCGATCACGAGCGAGCCTGGCGGCACACGCATGCCCTCGGTGACCAACGCACGTGCGGCGATCAAGCTGCCTGCGCCAATCTCGGCGTGGTTGAGGATCACCGCGCCCATGCCGATCAGCACGTCGTCGCCGACAGTGCAGCCATGCACAATCGCGCCGTGCCCGATCGTCACGCCCGCGCCGATCGTCAGGAAGGCATCGGGGTCGGCATGGAGCACGCAGCCATCCTGCACATTCGTGCGCGCGCCAATGCGGATCGCGCCCTTATCGCCGCGGATCACGACCATCGGCCAGACACTGGCGTGCGCGCCGATACTGACCGTGCCGTGAACGTAGGCGTGCGGCGAGATGAAGGTGGTCGGGTCGATCTCAAGGTGATCATCGAGATCGATAATAGTGGTGTTTGGCATAGCCGATCCATCCACAAGATTGCGCGAATTTCGCCAACCATTAGGTTAGGTAAGTGCGCTGCGATGCACTATGACCAGGCCGACAGGCCATACGATGCAGCGCCCAGCAAGGCGGCTTTAGGGTTGAGGATGATGTTGACTGGCATGCGCTCGAGCAGCTCGGTGAAGCGCCCTTTATTTACAAACGCCTGCATAAAATCGTGCTGCTGCAACACTGGCAAGATGCGCGGCGGGATGCCGCCACCGATATAGACGCCGCCGGTCGAGAGTACCTTGAGCGCCAGGTTGCCGGCTTCGGCGCCTAAGATCGACACGAATAAGCGCAGGGTGGCGCTGCAGATGCCGCAGGGCCGCTCGGCATCGAGCGCAGCAGTGACGATTACAGGCGTGGGATCGGCTGCGGCGGCCAAGCGCTCGGCCAGCCAATCGGGTTCGACATGGCCGTGAGCTTTGAAGAAGGCGTAGATATTCGGCAGCCCCAGCCCCGAGCAGACGCGCTCGCAGCTGACGTGGCCGATACGCCGGTGCAGGTAGAGCAGCAGATCGAGCTGCATCTCGTCGTTGGGGGCAAATGAGGCATGGCCACCCTCGGAGGCGTGCGCGCGATAGCGCCCATTATCGCTGGTGAGAAACGCCTCACCCAAGCCGGTGCCGGGCGCGATCACCGCAATCGCACCGCCAGGCAGCGCCACGCCGGTGTTGATTGTATGCACATCGGCCGGGCTAAGGTGCGGCACGGCATAAGCGATCGACTCAAGATCGTTGAGTAGCCGTACGCCGCGCAGGCCTAACGCCGACTGCAGGCCGGCCTCGCTCATCTGCCAGGGCAGGTTGGTGATCTCGGCGGTACCGGCGACCACTGGCCCGGCCACGCCAAAGCTGGCATAATCGATCGGGTGGGGATGAGCTGCAAGAAAATCGTGAACCAGCGACTCGAGACTGGTATACCGCCCGCTGGGAAAGGTTCGCTCGACGATCGGCGCGCGGGCACCGGCATCCCGCGAAACCACCGCTAGAACCGTCTTAGTGCCGCCAATATCACCTGCCAGCAACATGCACAGCCTCCTGCCTACGAGCAAACGGTTGGAACAGTAGGGTCACGCTGGTATACGCAAATGGTACACCGCAGTTTGATCTTTGTCGAGTGTGTAATATTCGTGCGCCAACAGCGACTGTACGCTATCGGGCGCAGGTTGTTGAGCTGGTGGGAGCGTGGCCCGGCATGCCCGATGACACATATGATCAGGCGAATGTAGTGTTAGGACGTTCGCTGCTGGCGGCGTACGCCTGCAACAGAGCGGTACGTGCTGTGTAGCTGTGCGCGCGGCAAACCCGCACACAAACGCTGCTGTAGG
The sequence above is drawn from the Candidatus Kouleothrix ribensis genome and encodes:
- a CDS encoding serine hydrolase gives rise to the protein MRRKLIKAGRIVGGICALVLIAVAGIAMLRPAPPRPPAHITSVAELDAYLDMLTTFGTPPGLSLVVLKDDRVVYQRGFGLADGPKQSAATPETVYGWWSMTKLITAASIFQLQEQGKLNIDDPVAKYLTFFKVTYPSAASQPITIRHLLNHSSGIPNNVPALVGWIHHADQPRLDQTKYIAQVLPDYSELIFEPGDHGEYTNVGYMVLGAVIEAASGQTYEDYVRAHVLRPLGMRQTDFVYTDAMLPHAAAASHPALSMEGALLPFMVDHWSSYVRETTNGRMWLNRFYANAAPPTGLIGPATDAARFVAAILNGGTLDGHRILAPETIQIMIHDSHVLGRHGEADTYPGMSYGLGWHIVPEGQRLRIQHRGGGPGFGSEMRLYPDEGLGMVVIANDTTYDRDAILDLAAQLDWSQVVGATEGQ
- a CDS encoding TetR/AcrR family transcriptional regulator encodes the protein MLITAILRTVFGDLKYIWNLMKQSSRKQRHADMKAAILDAARAALLEHGPIQFSLRDVARRSGYSPAGLYEYFSGKEDLVHAVADESLAQLQAYLSRAAGDLAPAQRLVALGLAYIRFARENPQHFMLIFTRLPSRRTTLQVPPMGSSPYHLVVQAAQDGVDAAIFLTRPEFGVEQIAYSLWALAHGMASLQQTHLQQFQADFVSHDRMVLEQFVAGLGAG
- a CDS encoding gamma carbonic anhydrase family protein, encoding MPNTTIIDLDDHLEIDPTTFISPHAYVHGTVSIGAHASVWPMVVIRGDKGAIRIGARTNVQDGCVLHADPDAFLTIGAGVTIGHGAIVHGCTVGDDVLIGMGAVILNHAEIGAGSLIAARALVTEGMRVPPGSLVIGVPGKVQPLHADQLARIRQNAQSYVDLAARYLAKMRRLDTPAQ
- the glk gene encoding glucokinase produces the protein MLLAGDIGGTKTVLAVVSRDAGARAPIVERTFPSGRYTSLESLVHDFLAAHPHPIDYASFGVAGPVVAGTAEITNLPWQMSEAGLQSALGLRGVRLLNDLESIAYAVPHLSPADVHTINTGVALPGGAIAVIAPGTGLGEAFLTSDNGRYRAHASEGGHASFAPNDEMQLDLLLYLHRRIGHVSCERVCSGLGLPNIYAFFKAHGHVEPDWLAERLAAAADPTPVIVTAALDAERPCGICSATLRLFVSILGAEAGNLALKVLSTGGVYIGGGIPPRILPVLQQHDFMQAFVNKGRFTELLERMPVNIILNPKAALLGAASYGLSAWS